A stretch of Armatimonadota bacterium DNA encodes these proteins:
- a CDS encoding right-handed parallel beta-helix repeat-containing protein yields the protein MLMVLVSASLGLARLLAGPSQTPVEYYVSPQGDDSWSGKLNSPNAAKTDGPFRTVERARRTIAEIDIRTRGKEIVVWLREGEHRLTDTLRFVGPGWGSATAPVRFEAYRSEKPTINGSLPVAVWKPVSDPATLKRISPLAKGQVFVADLKAQGITDFGSLKRRGFGVPVRPAPLELTFKGQPMELARWPNKGQWTHIADVPAGPQGGKFSFEGVRPARWEASDDIWVHGYWTWDWADSQEHVISLDALTREVRTEEPHGVYGYKKGARYFFLNVFEELDSPGEYFVDRENGLLYFWPPAPLAEGSCEVSMLEKPLVDVKGASHVAFRGITFEGGRAGGITVQGGTGIIVEGCTFRDFGNSAVSVSGTSCRVSSCDIYDVGECGIELSGGDRKTLQPGNNVVENNHIFRCQRTCYTYYPGIRLDGVGNTISHNLIEDLPHSAILGGGNDHLIEGNEIARVCMETHDAGAYYMGRDWTHRGNRVIGNYFHDLGRGDVNAVYLDDWLSGTLVQGNVFYRAGRGVMIGGGRDNTVRENLFIDCSPAIHVDARGKGWASSYFDGKDNTLFDRLRAMNGTQGLYAERYPPLKTILQDDPAWPKGNAIENNIRFGGRWLDLLDNVKEKDLVLSGNASDGDPGFVNPAKGDYRIRANSPFASLMASVVQREKPGLKLDRYRKMLPERKGPLFGLAK from the coding sequence ATGTTGATGGTCTTGGTCTCGGCGTCTTTGGGTCTCGCCCGACTTTTGGCGGGCCCGAGCCAGACGCCTGTCGAATACTACGTCTCGCCACAGGGCGACGATAGCTGGAGCGGCAAGCTGAACTCGCCGAACGCTGCCAAGACCGATGGGCCGTTCCGAACCGTTGAGCGCGCCAGGCGGACGATCGCGGAGATCGACATCCGAACGCGCGGTAAGGAGATCGTGGTCTGGCTGCGCGAAGGCGAGCACCGGCTGACTGACACGCTAAGGTTCGTCGGGCCAGGGTGGGGAAGCGCCACGGCGCCGGTGCGCTTCGAGGCCTATCGGAGCGAAAAGCCCACGATCAACGGCAGCTTACCGGTGGCCGTTTGGAAGCCTGTGAGCGATCCCGCAACGCTCAAGAGGATCTCGCCGCTCGCCAAGGGCCAGGTATTCGTCGCCGATCTGAAAGCCCAAGGGATCACCGACTTTGGATCGCTCAAACGCCGGGGGTTCGGCGTGCCCGTGCGCCCCGCCCCGCTGGAACTCACCTTCAAAGGCCAGCCCATGGAGCTTGCCCGATGGCCGAACAAGGGGCAGTGGACCCATATCGCCGATGTGCCTGCGGGCCCTCAGGGCGGCAAGTTTAGCTTTGAGGGCGTGCGACCCGCTCGATGGGAAGCCTCGGATGACATTTGGGTCCACGGCTACTGGACGTGGGATTGGGCCGACAGCCAGGAACACGTCATCAGCTTGGACGCGCTGACAAGGGAGGTCAGAACCGAAGAACCGCACGGGGTGTACGGCTACAAGAAGGGCGCTCGCTACTTCTTCCTCAACGTCTTCGAAGAACTGGATTCGCCCGGTGAGTACTTCGTGGACCGAGAGAACGGCCTCCTCTACTTCTGGCCGCCTGCGCCGCTCGCTGAGGGTTCCTGTGAGGTGTCCATGCTGGAGAAGCCGCTTGTCGACGTAAAGGGCGCTTCGCATGTGGCGTTCCGGGGCATCACGTTTGAAGGTGGCAGGGCAGGGGGCATAACGGTCCAGGGAGGAACAGGCATTATCGTCGAAGGCTGTACTTTCCGAGATTTCGGCAACAGTGCCGTGTCGGTTTCCGGTACCAGCTGCCGGGTGTCTTCCTGCGATATCTACGACGTCGGCGAGTGCGGCATTGAGCTGAGCGGCGGCGATCGGAAGACGCTTCAGCCAGGAAATAACGTCGTCGAAAACAACCACATCTTCCGATGCCAGCGGACCTGCTACACCTACTATCCGGGCATCCGCTTGGACGGCGTGGGCAACACCATATCGCACAACCTCATCGAGGACCTGCCGCATAGCGCGATCCTGGGCGGCGGAAACGACCACCTGATCGAAGGCAATGAGATCGCCCGGGTCTGTATGGAGACCCACGACGCAGGGGCTTACTACATGGGGCGTGACTGGACGCACCGAGGCAACCGCGTGATCGGCAACTACTTCCACGACCTCGGCAGGGGCGACGTGAACGCGGTCTATCTCGACGACTGGCTGTCGGGAACGCTTGTGCAAGGCAATGTCTTTTATAGGGCAGGGAGGGGGGTGATGATCGGCGGAGGGCGCGACAACACGGTTCGCGAAAACCTCTTCATCGACTGCTCGCCTGCGATCCACGTGGACGCGCGGGGCAAGGGTTGGGCCTCCTCTTACTTCGATGGAAAGGACAACACGCTCTTCGACCGATTGCGGGCGATGAACGGCACGCAGGGGCTCTATGCCGAGCGCTACCCGCCCCTCAAAACGATCCTGCAGGACGATCCCGCCTGGCCCAAAGGAAACGCTATCGAGAACAACATCCGGTTCGGGGGACGCTGGCTGGACCTCCTCGACAACGTCAAGGAGAAGGACCTGGTTCTCTCCGGCAATGCCTCCGATGGCGATCCGGGGTTCGTGAATCCGGCGAAAGGGGACTACCGAATCCGGGCAAACTCACCGTTCGCGTCCCTGATGGCGTCCGTTGTCCAGCGCGAAAAGCCTGGTCTAAAGCTCGATCGCTACCGGAAGATGCTGCCCGAGCGAAAGGGCCCGTTGTTTGGTCTGGCGAAGTAG
- a CDS encoding NAD(P)H-dependent oxidoreductase subunit E: MSEHLHVGSAESRPRIPKREEVELRFSDKAVKELEALKSHYPDLKSLILPGLWIAQREWGWCCEGAIAEVAYRLSRAYAEVEGVATFYTMYDKHKPGRHKLEVCTCLTCATCGAYKLGDYLKKKLGVEYGETTADGEFTLEEVECLDACDRAPLMQVGDEYFGPLDEAKVDALLEDLRRSKEPTTRKLADAIVTCHLKATERA, translated from the coding sequence GTGAGCGAGCACCTTCACGTAGGTTCGGCCGAGTCGCGGCCACGGATTCCCAAGCGCGAGGAGGTGGAACTCCGCTTCTCCGACAAGGCTGTCAAAGAGCTGGAAGCGCTGAAGAGCCATTATCCCGACCTCAAGAGCCTGATCCTGCCTGGCCTGTGGATTGCCCAGCGCGAATGGGGCTGGTGCTGCGAGGGCGCCATCGCCGAAGTCGCCTACCGGCTGAGCCGCGCCTACGCCGAAGTCGAAGGCGTTGCGACGTTCTACACGATGTATGACAAGCACAAACCTGGCCGCCACAAGCTTGAGGTGTGTACTTGTCTTACCTGCGCCACTTGTGGCGCGTATAAGCTGGGGGACTACCTCAAGAAGAAGCTCGGGGTCGAGTACGGCGAAACGACAGCCGACGGCGAGTTCACGCTGGAAGAGGTCGAGTGCTTGGACGCCTGCGACCGTGCGCCGCTGATGCAGGTGGGTGACGAGTACTTCGGCCCGCTCGACGAAGCCAAGGTCGACGCGCTGCTAGAGGACCTGAGAAGGTCCAAAGAACCCACCACCCGCAAGCTGGCCGACGCCATTGTGACCTGCCACCTGAAGGCGACCGAACGGGCCTAA
- a CDS encoding 2-C-methyl-D-erythritol 2,4-cyclodiphosphate synthase encodes MKVVAVILIAGKGERFGGDKTAMSLGGKPVWRWSYETFLKHHEVDGVGIVGAMEACADLCELAPEAVFVVPGGPTRKESSRRALEALPPDADLVLIHDGARPFVSAEVISDVIEAAARVGAAAPGVVPTDTIKRIGEGQIETLDRGQLRAVQTPQGLKAAVFRAGHELLEDATDDLALAEAAGITPEIVQGDRNNFKITVPADLERAKALIGSGEARTGIGYDIHRFSEDKSRTLMLGGIAFPGHPALDGHSDADVLLHAIVDALLGAAALGDIGQHFPNTDPRWSGEPSMTFLRHAANLLTEERWEVRNVDATLIAETPKLLPAIPSMRGAIAGGLGIEPERVSLKATTNERLGAVGRSEGIAAMAVSMIVRR; translated from the coding sequence ATGAAGGTCGTCGCCGTCATCCTCATTGCGGGCAAAGGTGAACGCTTTGGCGGCGACAAGACGGCGATGTCGCTGGGCGGGAAACCGGTCTGGCGGTGGTCGTACGAGACGTTCCTCAAGCATCACGAGGTGGACGGCGTGGGCATCGTCGGGGCGATGGAAGCTTGTGCAGACCTCTGTGAGCTGGCGCCGGAAGCGGTTTTCGTCGTGCCCGGAGGGCCCACGCGCAAGGAGTCCTCGCGCCGCGCGCTGGAGGCGCTCCCGCCGGATGCCGACCTTGTGCTCATTCATGATGGTGCTCGCCCTTTTGTAAGCGCAGAAGTCATTTCGGACGTGATCGAAGCAGCGGCCAGGGTTGGCGCTGCCGCTCCGGGTGTTGTGCCCACAGACACGATCAAGCGAATCGGCGAGGGCCAGATCGAGACCTTGGATCGGGGGCAACTCCGGGCGGTGCAGACGCCTCAGGGCCTCAAGGCGGCGGTGTTCCGGGCGGGCCACGAACTTCTCGAGGACGCGACCGACGACCTGGCGCTTGCCGAAGCTGCCGGCATCACCCCAGAAATCGTGCAAGGCGACAGGAACAACTTCAAGATCACCGTTCCCGCCGACCTAGAGCGGGCAAAAGCCCTCATTGGATCAGGCGAAGCGCGCACGGGGATTGGTTACGACATCCACCGCTTCAGCGAGGACAAGAGTCGAACGCTGATGCTGGGCGGAATCGCCTTTCCGGGGCATCCGGCCCTGGATGGACACTCCGATGCCGACGTGCTGCTGCACGCGATCGTGGATGCCTTGCTGGGCGCAGCCGCGCTCGGCGACATCGGCCAGCACTTTCCCAATACCGACCCCCGGTGGAGCGGAGAACCTTCGATGACCTTTTTGCGTCACGCTGCGAACCTCTTGACAGAAGAGCGTTGGGAGGTGCGCAATGTGGACGCGACCCTTATTGCCGAGACGCCGAAGCTGCTCCCGGCGATACCGTCCATGCGCGGAGCGATCGCCGGCGGACTTGGGATCGAGCCTGAACGGGTGAGCCTCAAGGCGACCACCAATGAACGTCTCGGCGCGGTGGGCCGAAGCGAAGGCATCGCCGCGATGGCGGTGTCGATGATCGTCCGGCGTTAG
- the nuoF gene encoding NADH-quinone oxidoreductase subunit NuoF yields MAEMKLLLEHAGDPATCTLKGYEKVGGYKAIRKALKMDRQAVIDEVKASGLRGRGGAGFPAWIKWNGLPKEKTKPHYVLCNADEGEPGTFKDKQLMEQCPHQLVEGMMLAGYATQADMGFIYIRGEFVDAARALRKAIDEAYEAGYLGKNIFGSGVNYELHLHMGAGSYECGEESAMMSSLMGERGMPRLKFPHAPLPTVAGLWDCPTLINNVETISCAPHIINRGGAWYATLGATTKNSRGTKVFSVSGHVNKPGNYEIEFGTTLMELLELAGGMKGGELKACVPGGSSVPIIDAEMCSRAVIGYEEMAEVKSMVGSGGCMFLNDKTCIVNYIWRTSLFYARESCGKCTPCREGTKWLEQILDRIRSGHGQEGDIELLLQVCSQIDGRSFCGLGDAAAWPVQGAIRVFREEFEHYIKTGRSIVTDAEGLSMWPEPAIAVGG; encoded by the coding sequence ATGGCTGAGATGAAGCTCCTTCTCGAACACGCGGGCGATCCCGCCACCTGCACGCTCAAGGGGTACGAGAAGGTCGGCGGCTACAAGGCGATCCGCAAAGCCTTGAAAATGGACCGCCAGGCCGTCATCGACGAGGTAAAAGCTTCTGGGCTCAGAGGCCGTGGCGGCGCCGGATTCCCCGCCTGGATCAAGTGGAACGGCCTTCCCAAGGAGAAGACCAAGCCCCACTACGTGCTCTGCAACGCCGACGAGGGCGAGCCCGGCACCTTTAAAGACAAGCAGCTCATGGAGCAGTGCCCGCACCAACTGGTCGAGGGCATGATGCTGGCGGGCTACGCGACCCAGGCCGACATGGGCTTCATCTACATCCGCGGCGAGTTCGTGGACGCCGCTCGCGCGCTGCGCAAAGCGATCGACGAGGCCTACGAAGCCGGCTATCTTGGTAAGAACATCTTCGGCTCGGGTGTGAACTATGAGCTGCACCTGCATATGGGTGCGGGCAGCTACGAGTGCGGCGAGGAATCGGCGATGATGTCGAGCCTCATGGGCGAACGCGGCATGCCCAGGCTCAAGTTCCCCCACGCGCCGCTGCCGACGGTCGCGGGGCTGTGGGACTGCCCCACGCTCATCAACAACGTCGAGACGATCTCCTGCGCTCCGCACATCATCAATCGAGGCGGCGCGTGGTATGCGACGCTCGGCGCAACCACCAAGAACTCGCGTGGCACCAAGGTCTTCTCGGTTTCAGGGCACGTCAACAAGCCCGGCAACTACGAGATCGAGTTTGGGACAACCTTGATGGAACTCCTGGAGCTAGCCGGAGGCATGAAAGGCGGCGAACTCAAGGCCTGCGTGCCAGGTGGCAGTTCGGTGCCGATCATCGACGCGGAGATGTGCAGCCGCGCGGTCATCGGGTACGAGGAAATGGCCGAGGTCAAGTCGATGGTCGGTTCGGGCGGATGCATGTTCCTGAACGACAAGACCTGCATCGTGAACTACATCTGGCGGACTTCCCTTTTCTATGCGCGGGAAAGCTGCGGCAAATGCACTCCGTGCCGCGAGGGCACAAAGTGGCTGGAGCAGATCCTGGACCGCATCCGCAGCGGGCACGGCCAAGAGGGCGATATCGAGCTCCTGCTTCAGGTCTGCAGCCAGATCGACGGGCGGTCGTTCTGCGGTCTCGGCGATGCGGCGGCTTGGCCGGTGCAGGGCGCGATCCGCGTGTTCCGCGAAGAGTTCGAGCACTACATCAAAACGGGCCGGAGTATCGTCACAGACGCCGAAGGGCTCTCGATGTGGCCCGAACCGGCGATCGCAGTGGGCGGGTAA
- a CDS encoding TlpA family protein disulfide reductase, which translates to MSLILASALLLTAQGSDLKFIPSGMTRLTGGYSPIRADMSASVEVGPNSKHPADLKAPMYGNLKFGDKSWMFILDEPEGGTPRLFVDANANQDFTDDPAIAWAGTKQGDYMLFRGDAKLLMNGQLASVSMYRFDKADPSRAALKNTLLYYSDFGYEGNLKIGPKSYPVRFAGTISASTRIFVDRNGNGKSDGRAENVSVGKPFNFDGVTYELQPRGNGLEVVKSTQSVDEFKLPPDLSVGAKVPSFEAVATDGTKISFPKSYAGKIVMLDFWATWCGPCIAEMPNVIKAYEKYHDKGFEILGISFDQANAAKKLADFTKEHNMPWAQVYEGKYWDTVIGRQFGVEAIPFGLIVDGTTGKVLANSPRGAQLEKALEAAFASKGGK; encoded by the coding sequence ATGAGCCTCATCCTCGCTTCCGCATTGCTGCTCACCGCTCAGGGCAGCGACCTCAAGTTCATCCCCTCCGGCATGACCCGCCTCACGGGCGGTTACTCGCCGATCCGCGCCGATATGTCGGCCAGCGTGGAGGTCGGGCCCAACAGCAAGCACCCGGCGGACCTCAAGGCCCCGATGTACGGCAACCTCAAGTTCGGCGACAAGTCCTGGATGTTCATCCTCGACGAGCCCGAGGGCGGCACTCCCCGGCTCTTCGTGGACGCCAACGCGAACCAGGACTTCACCGACGACCCCGCCATTGCGTGGGCCGGAACGAAGCAAGGCGACTATATGCTGTTCCGCGGCGATGCGAAGCTCTTGATGAACGGGCAGCTTGCTTCTGTGAGCATGTACCGGTTCGACAAGGCCGATCCCTCGCGGGCCGCGTTGAAGAACACGCTTCTTTACTATTCGGACTTCGGCTATGAGGGTAACCTCAAGATCGGCCCGAAGTCCTACCCGGTTCGCTTCGCCGGGACGATTTCCGCTTCGACACGCATTTTCGTGGATCGGAACGGCAACGGCAAGAGCGACGGCCGAGCCGAAAACGTGTCTGTCGGCAAGCCGTTCAACTTCGACGGCGTGACCTATGAGCTTCAGCCAAGGGGCAACGGCCTGGAAGTGGTCAAGTCCACCCAGTCGGTCGACGAGTTCAAGCTCCCGCCCGATCTCAGCGTCGGCGCCAAAGTCCCCTCTTTCGAGGCAGTAGCCACCGACGGAACGAAGATCAGTTTCCCGAAGAGCTATGCGGGCAAGATCGTGATGCTCGACTTCTGGGCGACCTGGTGCGGCCCCTGCATCGCCGAGATGCCGAACGTCATCAAGGCCTATGAGAAGTACCACGACAAGGGCTTCGAGATTCTCGGCATCAGCTTCGACCAGGCCAATGCCGCGAAGAAGCTCGCCGATTTCACGAAGGAGCACAACATGCCCTGGGCGCAGGTCTACGAGGGCAAGTACTGGGATACCGTGATCGGCCGGCAGTTCGGCGTCGAGGCGATCCCGTTCGGCTTGATCGTGGACGGCACCACCGGCAAGGTGCTGGCCAACAGCCCGCGCGGGGCGCAGCTTGAGAAAGCGCTCGAAGCGGCGTTTGCGTCCAAGGGCGGCAAGTAA
- a CDS encoding ComF family protein, protein MLGGPAICSVCEGDFELFDADIAPRTETEPLDGMARLYRYKGRAAQAVQRLKYARCTSLIEPMARRLADYAEKVGLLHYDLFVPVPIHASRRRFRGFNQSEAIARYLPVEGVRPGLLVRTRPTMPQTSLSHEERLQNLKGAFHADPAVREQHVVLVDDVLTSGQTALECARALKAAGAREVVALTFCGG, encoded by the coding sequence GTGTTGGGTGGCCCGGCGATCTGCAGCGTGTGTGAAGGTGATTTCGAGCTGTTCGATGCGGACATCGCGCCTCGTACCGAAACCGAACCACTGGACGGGATGGCGAGGCTCTATCGGTATAAAGGGCGGGCCGCACAAGCGGTGCAAAGGCTGAAGTACGCGCGGTGCACCAGCTTGATCGAGCCGATGGCGCGGCGCCTGGCGGATTACGCGGAGAAGGTGGGGCTGCTCCACTACGACCTGTTTGTGCCCGTTCCCATCCACGCCTCGCGCCGGAGGTTTCGGGGCTTCAACCAGTCCGAAGCGATTGCACGCTATTTGCCCGTCGAGGGAGTTCGTCCGGGCTTGCTGGTTCGCACGCGGCCGACGATGCCGCAAACCAGTCTGAGCCACGAGGAGCGGCTGCAGAACCTGAAGGGGGCCTTTCATGCGGACCCGGCGGTGCGGGAGCAGCATGTGGTGCTTGTGGACGACGTGCTGACTTCTGGGCAGACGGCGCTCGAATGCGCGCGGGCGCTAAAGGCCGCTGGGGCGAGAGAAGTCGTGGCGCTGACGTTTTGCGGGGGGTGA